In Brevibacillus brevis, a genomic segment contains:
- a CDS encoding pyridoxamine 5'-phosphate oxidase family protein — protein sequence MEQSGEQFLREKFQTNGIRVGQKLTDLLRRYVEAMEFFFIATADREGNCDCSFRGGSPAVKVLDETTLLFPDYPGNGAFQSLGNLIENPNIGMLFIDFEHQQRLRINGRAEVKDDPELCRHFPGSIQVVQVTVEEVYRNCSARIPRLTRA from the coding sequence ATGGAACAAAGCGGCGAGCAATTTTTGCGGGAAAAGTTCCAAACAAATGGAATCCGCGTCGGGCAAAAACTGACGGATCTGCTGAGGCGCTACGTAGAAGCGATGGAGTTCTTTTTTATTGCTACGGCGGACCGGGAAGGGAATTGCGATTGCAGCTTTCGCGGCGGTTCCCCCGCAGTAAAAGTGCTGGACGAGACAACGCTGCTCTTCCCCGATTATCCCGGCAATGGAGCCTTTCAAAGCTTGGGCAACCTGATCGAAAACCCGAATATCGGCATGCTGTTCATCGACTTTGAACATCAGCAGCGGCTGCGGATCAATGGCAGGGCCGAGGTCAAAGACGATCCGGAGCTCTGCCGTCACTTCCCCGGCAGCATCCAGGTGGTCCAGGTAACGGTCGAAGAAGTGTACCGGAATTGCTCGGCGCGGATACCAAGACTGACCCGCGCGTAA
- a CDS encoding ABC transporter substrate-binding protein yields the protein MRRAVSMGLTALLAFSLAACGNQTGGKTEGATAANAGGQGQTVKLGLTQFVEHPALDAIHQGILDGLKDSGFEEGKNLEVDFQNAHGDMNNTVSIAQKYAGDKKDLVVAIATPSAQAAAKAITDKPVVFSAVTDPLSAQLVNSLEKPGGNVTGTSDKVSMEQQLQLIKKFLPNLKKLGVIYTTSEVNSEVQVKDLEAAASKEGVEIVKAGISQLSEVQLAASGLTAKTDALFIPIDNTVVSSFEAVLGAAEQSKIPVFASDTDTVKRGAVATYGIDYYGMGKQTGEMAARVLKGQAAADTPVEISKQADLYINETAAQKFGLAIPEELKQQAKEIIK from the coding sequence ATGAGACGAGCAGTCAGTATGGGACTGACCGCGTTGCTGGCATTTTCTTTGGCAGCATGCGGCAACCAAACAGGTGGAAAAACGGAAGGAGCCACAGCAGCCAATGCCGGCGGGCAAGGACAGACTGTCAAGCTGGGATTGACGCAATTCGTGGAGCATCCGGCTCTGGATGCCATTCACCAAGGGATTTTGGACGGATTGAAGGATTCCGGATTCGAAGAAGGCAAAAATCTGGAGGTCGATTTCCAAAACGCCCATGGGGATATGAACAACACCGTTTCCATCGCGCAAAAATACGCGGGTGACAAGAAGGACTTGGTCGTGGCGATCGCGACGCCATCCGCTCAAGCAGCAGCAAAAGCGATTACTGACAAGCCTGTCGTATTCAGTGCCGTGACCGATCCGCTTTCGGCACAGCTGGTCAACAGCCTGGAAAAACCGGGCGGCAATGTGACCGGTACCTCAGATAAAGTATCGATGGAACAACAACTACAACTTATTAAAAAATTCTTGCCGAACTTGAAAAAGCTGGGCGTGATCTATACCACTTCCGAGGTGAACTCCGAGGTGCAAGTCAAGGATCTGGAAGCCGCAGCGAGCAAGGAAGGCGTGGAAATCGTCAAGGCAGGTATCTCGCAGTTGTCCGAAGTGCAATTGGCGGCAAGCGGGCTGACGGCGAAGACCGACGCGTTGTTCATACCAATCGACAACACCGTCGTATCTTCCTTCGAAGCCGTTTTGGGCGCAGCCGAACAAAGCAAAATTCCCGTATTCGCATCGGATACCGACACGGTCAAGCGCGGAGCCGTCGCCACTTACGGGATCGATTACTACGGCATGGGCAAGCAGACCGGTGAAATGGCTGCGCGCGTGCTGAAAGGACAAGCAGCAGCCGATACCCCTGTTGAGATTTCCAAGCAGGCCGACTTGTACATCAATGAAACGGCAGCCCAGAAGTTTGGCCTCGCGATACCAGAGGAGCTCAAACAACAGGCGAAAGAAATCATCAAGTGA
- a CDS encoding ABC transporter substrate-binding protein: MFKQKRSMRMIQSFLFPLLLLSVTACGQQSATPANNQSPAPAANTGQAPASDKQLTIGIAQFVEHPALDAAREGFIAELAKQGYEKDKQVKIDVKSAQASMDTAISIAQKFEADKVDLVLAIATPTAQAAAQTSKDIPILFTAVTDPVEAGLVKSMEKPEGNVTGTSDMNPVEEQLKLVKELKPDAKTVGVIYSSGEVNSKVQVDAAKAVSDKLGLTIQEAAITSATEVKQAAESMVGKVDAFYIPTDNMVVSSIAAVLGVAEAQKIPVIAGEENSVKSGAIATYGIDYTKLGAQTADMAVKILKGEAKPGDMPVEMQADMKLVLNKKAAEKMGVTIPQTMLDRAGEVVE; this comes from the coding sequence ATGTTCAAACAAAAGAGATCAATGAGAATGATCCAAAGTTTTTTATTTCCTTTGCTGCTTTTGTCCGTCACCGCGTGTGGACAGCAAAGCGCCACTCCGGCCAACAACCAAAGCCCGGCGCCGGCAGCAAACACAGGGCAGGCTCCTGCGTCTGACAAGCAGCTGACCATCGGGATCGCCCAATTCGTCGAACACCCTGCCTTGGACGCAGCACGCGAAGGTTTCATCGCGGAACTGGCGAAGCAAGGCTACGAGAAAGACAAGCAAGTCAAAATTGACGTGAAATCCGCGCAAGCAAGCATGGACACGGCGATCTCCATCGCGCAAAAATTTGAGGCGGACAAAGTAGACCTGGTGCTGGCGATCGCCACGCCGACGGCTCAGGCGGCGGCGCAGACGAGCAAAGACATTCCGATCCTGTTCACGGCGGTTACCGATCCGGTCGAAGCGGGACTCGTCAAGTCGATGGAAAAGCCGGAAGGCAACGTGACGGGGACTTCCGACATGAACCCGGTGGAAGAGCAGCTCAAGCTGGTCAAAGAACTGAAGCCGGATGCCAAAACGGTAGGAGTTATTTACAGCTCCGGCGAAGTAAACTCCAAGGTGCAGGTGGATGCAGCGAAAGCCGTTTCCGACAAACTGGGCCTGACGATTCAGGAAGCTGCCATCACGAGCGCTACGGAAGTGAAGCAAGCGGCTGAATCCATGGTCGGCAAAGTGGATGCGTTCTACATCCCGACTGACAACATGGTCGTCTCTTCGATCGCTGCCGTCCTCGGCGTAGCGGAAGCGCAAAAGATTCCGGTCATCGCAGGGGAAGAAAACTCCGTGAAGAGCGGCGCAATCGCGACATACGGAATCGACTACACCAAGCTTGGTGCGCAAACGGCTGACATGGCTGTGAAAATTTTGAAGGGCGAAGCCAAGCCGGGCGATATGCCTGTCGAAATGCAGGCGGATATGAAACTGGTATTGAACAAAAAAGCAGCGGAGAAAATGGGAGTGACCATTCCGCAAACAATGCTCGACCGCGCTGGAGAAGTGGTAGAGTAA
- a CDS encoding hemolysin family protein, translated as MGMAGTWLNLGLVVLLVLLNGFFVATEFAVVKVRESRIAQLVAEGDKRAVYVDKVLHNLDAYLSACQLGITLASLGLGWLGEPAVARLLHPVFRYFGFNETLVSSISVIIGFCVITFLHIVMGELAPKSLAIQKTEMIVLTVAKPIMWFHKVMYPFIALLNRSASAFLGLFHISMEPHQEAHTEEEIRILVNESHKSGLIDNTEMMLVDNIFDFSETMAREIMVPRTDMVVLNIRDPFEENVTLVQNGRYTRYPVVDGDKDHVVGSLHIKDMLTGLLEGEKRDLVALMRPVLTVPETISISRLLTMLQKQRGQMAIIIDEYGGTAGLVTLEDIVEEIVGDIQDEFDDERPEVERRDDILSLDGRMLLEEASDYLDIDLESSEVDTLAGWIYMQLDHPPRVGDMIREANYQFIVGEVDHYRITRVIVKKLPAEEAVVDT; from the coding sequence ATGGGAATGGCGGGGACCTGGTTGAACTTGGGGCTTGTCGTGCTCCTCGTGCTCCTCAATGGATTTTTCGTGGCGACCGAATTTGCTGTCGTCAAGGTAAGGGAGTCGCGAATCGCCCAATTGGTAGCGGAGGGGGACAAACGAGCTGTCTATGTTGACAAGGTATTGCACAATCTGGACGCTTACCTGTCCGCATGCCAATTGGGCATCACGCTCGCATCGCTCGGGCTCGGGTGGCTGGGGGAACCAGCCGTTGCCAGGCTTTTGCATCCGGTCTTTCGCTATTTCGGCTTTAATGAGACATTGGTCAGCAGCATTTCGGTCATCATCGGCTTTTGCGTCATCACCTTCCTGCACATCGTGATGGGCGAGCTGGCCCCCAAGTCGTTGGCGATCCAGAAGACCGAAATGATTGTGCTCACGGTAGCGAAGCCGATCATGTGGTTTCACAAAGTCATGTATCCGTTTATCGCCCTTCTGAACCGATCGGCATCCGCTTTTTTAGGTTTGTTTCACATCTCGATGGAGCCGCATCAGGAAGCCCACACCGAGGAAGAAATCCGCATCCTGGTCAACGAGAGCCATAAAAGCGGGCTAATCGACAACACGGAAATGATGCTGGTGGACAATATTTTCGACTTCTCGGAAACGATGGCGCGGGAGATCATGGTGCCGCGTACCGACATGGTGGTGCTCAACATTCGCGATCCGTTCGAGGAAAACGTGACGCTGGTGCAAAACGGACGGTATACGCGCTATCCGGTCGTCGATGGCGACAAGGATCACGTCGTAGGCAGCCTCCACATCAAGGACATGCTGACGGGTCTACTGGAAGGGGAAAAGCGAGACCTCGTAGCGCTTATGCGTCCGGTCTTGACGGTTCCCGAGACGATCTCCATCAGCCGCCTCCTTACGATGCTGCAAAAACAGCGGGGACAGATGGCGATCATCATTGACGAGTACGGGGGCACAGCGGGACTGGTCACACTGGAGGACATCGTGGAAGAGATCGTCGGCGACATCCAGGACGAATTCGACGACGAAAGGCCGGAAGTGGAGCGCAGGGACGACATCCTTTCCCTCGACGGACGCATGCTGTTGGAAGAAGCCAGCGACTACTTGGACATCGATCTGGAATCGAGCGAGGTCGATACGCTTGCCGGATGGATCTACATGCAGCTGGATCACCCGCCGCGGGTAGGGGATATGATACGGGAAGCCAACTACCAATTCATCGTCGGAGAAGTGGACCATTACCGGATTACACGCGTCATCGTCAAAAAGCTGCCGGCAGAGGAAGCAGTGGTGGACACCTGA
- a CDS encoding ABC transporter permease produces the protein MNLAIMGAIEQGLLFGILALGVYLTFRILNVPDLTVDGSFALGGAIAAKFIIDGANPYLATLLAFLVGCVAGAFTGVLHTKGKVNALLAGILTMIALYSVNLRIMGKANLPLLREDTLFTYVKDLSVPDLAVGGVTILTGAAMVFLVGVLVLKLVIDWFLHTDLGLDLRATGDNPKMIRSFGVNTDTTTIVGLALSNGLVAVSGAWVAQYQGFADVGMGIGMIVIGLASVIVGEVLFGSSSIFRATLAVILGSIVYRMVIALALQAGLNPSDMKLITALIVIVALTVPTIAKGVWKKQAVRAVKGGSGDA, from the coding sequence ATGAATCTGGCAATAATGGGAGCGATCGAACAGGGTCTCTTATTCGGAATACTGGCTCTGGGCGTTTATCTGACCTTCCGCATTCTCAACGTCCCTGACCTGACCGTTGACGGAAGCTTCGCCTTGGGTGGCGCGATCGCGGCGAAATTCATCATCGATGGCGCGAATCCCTATCTGGCTACGCTGCTGGCTTTTCTGGTCGGCTGTGTGGCGGGGGCCTTTACCGGCGTTCTGCATACCAAAGGAAAAGTGAACGCCCTGCTGGCGGGGATTTTAACGATGATTGCGCTGTACTCGGTCAACCTGCGTATCATGGGCAAAGCGAATTTGCCGCTCTTGCGGGAAGACACGCTGTTCACCTACGTGAAAGATCTGAGTGTTCCGGATCTGGCGGTAGGCGGGGTGACGATTTTGACCGGTGCGGCTATGGTATTCCTGGTAGGGGTACTGGTGCTCAAACTGGTGATCGACTGGTTCCTGCACACGGACTTGGGACTGGACTTGCGCGCGACAGGCGACAATCCGAAAATGATCCGCAGCTTTGGGGTCAATACGGACACGACTACCATCGTAGGCCTTGCGCTGTCCAACGGGCTGGTCGCGGTATCCGGCGCTTGGGTCGCCCAATACCAGGGCTTTGCTGACGTCGGCATGGGGATCGGGATGATCGTCATCGGTCTGGCTTCTGTTATTGTCGGGGAAGTACTGTTTGGAAGCTCCTCCATTTTCCGGGCGACGCTGGCCGTCATACTCGGGTCGATTGTGTACCGCATGGTCATCGCCTTGGCTTTGCAGGCGGGGCTCAATCCGTCTGACATGAAGCTGATTACGGCCCTGATCGTCATTGTCGCGCTGACTGTACCGACCATCGCCAAGGGCGTGTGGAAGAAGCAGGCGGTTCGCGCGGTGAAGGGAGGAAGCGGCGATGCTTAA
- a CDS encoding DNA repair helicase XPB, with the protein MSYRPDLPMIVQSDRTILLETQHPSYMEARQALHGFAELIKSPEYMHTYRITPLSLWNAAAGGMTHDQVLDTLSSYSKYGVPPTIVGEIAETMGRYGRIRLEKSGEDLVLTSRDPLILTELTSYKSIQQLLERPHENGYVIKNYARGLIKQELARLGNPVQDMAGYTEGEPCPVRLRETTTAGRPFALRPYQMEAVDAFYSGGSATGGSGVLVLPCGAGKTVIGLGALCQLQTATLILTTNTTSVRQWIAELMDKTDLDPSMIGEYTGDRKEVKPVTVATYQILTHRPSSEDEFPHMKLFSERDWGLIIYDEVHLLPAPVFRVTSGIQATRRLGLTATLVREDGREEDVFTLIGPKKYEVPWKAMEEQGWIAEAHCREIRLPFEPKWREAYARATARQKFRIAAENPRKLEVVRYLLERHPQDQVLIIGQYVDQLDQMAEALQLPLITGKVPESERQQLYEQFKQGKIKRLIVSKVANFAVDLPDANVAIQISGTFGSRQEEAQRLGRILRPKAEENKAHFYTLVTRDTREQEFSLHRQLFLVEQGYPYDIIEMETLV; encoded by the coding sequence TTGTCCTACCGTCCCGATCTGCCCATGATTGTGCAAAGCGACCGGACGATTTTGCTGGAGACGCAGCATCCATCCTATATGGAAGCGAGACAAGCCCTGCACGGCTTTGCCGAGCTGATCAAAAGCCCGGAGTACATGCACACGTACCGGATCACTCCGCTGTCGCTGTGGAATGCGGCGGCTGGCGGAATGACGCACGATCAAGTGCTGGATACGCTCAGCTCGTACAGCAAGTACGGCGTGCCGCCGACAATCGTGGGGGAAATCGCGGAAACGATGGGCCGCTACGGCCGCATCCGCCTGGAAAAATCCGGCGAGGACCTGGTCCTGACCAGCAGAGATCCGCTGATTCTGACGGAGCTCACCTCGTACAAATCCATCCAGCAACTGCTGGAACGACCGCACGAGAACGGATATGTGATCAAAAACTACGCGCGAGGGCTCATAAAACAGGAGCTGGCCAGACTCGGCAATCCTGTCCAGGACATGGCCGGCTACACGGAGGGCGAACCCTGTCCCGTCCGCCTGCGCGAGACGACGACTGCGGGCCGCCCATTTGCCCTCCGCCCCTACCAGATGGAAGCGGTCGACGCCTTCTATTCGGGAGGCTCCGCGACGGGAGGCAGCGGCGTTCTGGTCCTGCCTTGCGGTGCGGGAAAGACTGTCATCGGGCTCGGGGCGCTATGCCAGCTGCAGACGGCGACGCTCATCCTGACCACGAACACCACGTCCGTGCGTCAATGGATTGCAGAACTGATGGATAAAACCGATCTGGACCCATCCATGATCGGAGAATATACAGGAGATCGAAAGGAAGTAAAGCCGGTCACGGTGGCTACCTATCAAATTTTGACCCACCGACCCAGCTCGGAGGATGAATTTCCTCACATGAAACTCTTTTCAGAGCGAGACTGGGGGCTTATTATTTACGATGAGGTGCATTTGCTGCCCGCTCCGGTTTTCCGCGTGACCTCCGGCATTCAAGCCACGCGGCGGCTGGGTTTGACAGCCACGCTGGTGCGGGAAGACGGGCGCGAGGAAGACGTCTTTACGCTGATTGGTCCGAAAAAATACGAAGTCCCCTGGAAAGCGATGGAGGAGCAAGGGTGGATCGCTGAAGCCCACTGCCGGGAAATCCGCCTGCCTTTCGAACCGAAGTGGCGGGAAGCCTACGCGCGTGCCACGGCTCGGCAAAAGTTTCGCATTGCTGCGGAAAATCCACGGAAGCTGGAGGTCGTCCGCTATTTGCTGGAGCGCCATCCGCAGGACCAGGTCCTGATCATCGGCCAATATGTGGACCAGCTCGACCAGATGGCGGAAGCCCTGCAATTGCCGCTCATCACGGGGAAAGTACCGGAATCGGAACGGCAGCAGCTGTACGAGCAATTTAAACAAGGAAAAATCAAGCGCCTCATCGTCTCCAAAGTCGCAAACTTCGCTGTGGATCTGCCCGATGCCAACGTGGCGATCCAAATATCCGGGACATTCGGCTCCCGGCAGGAAGAAGCCCAGCGGCTTGGGCGAATCCTCCGCCCCAAGGCTGAGGAGAACAAGGCGCATTTTTATACGCTGGTGACACGGGATACGCGTGAGCAGGAGTTTTCACTGCATCGCCAGCTTTTTCTCGTGGAACAAGGCTATCCATACGATATTATAGAAATGGAAACGCTGGTCTGA
- a CDS encoding VOC family protein produces the protein MALTHGVNHVGLSVTDLEASMDFFTEILEFERLQYEAGHHAYVTDGVTMITLWQTAEREATVSVAGMHHLALSVPSVAVLRQIEERMKQRKVRLQFGGIGVKGQEGGSIALFCYEPSGIRIELTTPEKVEAKEIPIIGGCGAVD, from the coding sequence ATGGCACTGACTCACGGAGTGAATCATGTAGGCTTGAGTGTGACTGATTTGGAGGCGAGCATGGATTTTTTTACGGAGATATTGGAGTTTGAACGGCTGCAATACGAGGCCGGGCACCATGCTTATGTGACGGATGGGGTGACGATGATCACGCTGTGGCAGACGGCGGAACGGGAAGCGACGGTGAGCGTGGCAGGGATGCATCATCTCGCCCTGTCCGTACCCTCGGTAGCCGTGCTGCGTCAAATCGAAGAACGGATGAAGCAGCGCAAAGTCCGTCTGCAGTTTGGCGGAATCGGGGTCAAAGGGCAGGAGGGAGGATCCATCGCCTTGTTCTGCTACGAGCCGAGCGGAATTCGAATCGAGCTCACCACACCGGAGAAAGTCGAGGCGAAAGAGATTCCGATTATTGGGGGCTGCGGCGCGGTTGATTAA
- a CDS encoding CGNR zinc finger domain-containing protein gives MDSHRCTLGGAIWINLANTINKRRVDKLDEPASVMFWLQENGLLRESDRLVLESEPRLLEVTEVLRSLRNLCLDVLSELEHEIAPTTVKRLHEIAENIQVRLTLSSSHGLLKLEHEGATTEDHLSYHVISSMVQTLQTVPKERIRTCEHEECILHFIDTSKSGRRRWCSMETCGNRHKAAEFYARKKQKNG, from the coding sequence ATGGATAGCCATCGCTGCACACTTGGCGGAGCGATTTGGATCAATTTGGCCAATACAATCAACAAAAGGCGCGTGGATAAACTCGATGAGCCCGCCAGCGTCATGTTCTGGCTCCAGGAAAACGGACTTCTGCGCGAGAGCGACCGTCTCGTGCTGGAGAGTGAACCACGCCTTCTGGAAGTCACGGAAGTCCTTCGCTCTCTGCGGAATCTATGCCTGGACGTCCTCTCGGAACTGGAACACGAGATTGCCCCGACTACCGTGAAACGTTTGCATGAAATTGCGGAAAACATCCAGGTGCGGCTGACCCTCTCCTCCTCACACGGCCTTCTCAAACTGGAGCACGAGGGGGCTACTACGGAAGATCACCTCTCCTATCACGTGATCTCTTCCATGGTCCAGACGCTGCAGACAGTGCCAAAGGAGCGGATTCGCACCTGTGAGCATGAAGAGTGCATCTTGCACTTCATCGACACGTCCAAGTCGGGCAGAAGGCGCTGGTGCAGCATGGAGACGTGCGGAAACCGCCACAAGGCCGCCGAGTTCTATGCGAGGAAAAAGCAGAAGAATGGATAA
- a CDS encoding ABC transporter permease, which yields MGQSMLGLVQNETVKLLRRRRFLVVVLILAILIPIFTYAQYRSVITAQERMGTTDWRPLLTQKIVDMQNRLASSRLPDEWRDFIKVQIQQQQYYLDHDINPMAPGGPTFARGFMDQAVSMFLPMIIVVLAVDLVSAEFSEGTIKLLLTRPVRRWKVLTSKYITLLLFTSLTVLMTLLLAYAMSGVVFGYSGWTLPILTGFEVTGGELQTSGAFMLPQWQFLLLQYGLGWFVCVVVGTVTFMVSVLVRSAAAGMGIMMAALISGTILTQMASSWESSKYLFVVNLQLTDYLNGTLPPIKGMTLPFSLTVLTVWAVAALIVAYTVFIRRDVTS from the coding sequence ATGGGACAAAGCATGCTGGGACTGGTGCAAAATGAGACGGTCAAACTGCTCAGGCGAAGGCGCTTTCTCGTCGTCGTGCTCATTCTGGCCATTCTCATCCCGATTTTTACCTACGCTCAATACCGGTCGGTCATCACGGCCCAGGAGCGCATGGGCACGACGGATTGGCGGCCGCTCCTGACCCAGAAGATCGTCGACATGCAAAACCGGCTTGCGTCCAGCCGCCTCCCCGACGAATGGCGCGACTTCATCAAGGTGCAGATCCAGCAGCAGCAGTATTACCTGGATCACGACATCAACCCGATGGCACCGGGAGGACCGACTTTTGCCAGAGGTTTCATGGACCAGGCGGTTTCCATGTTTTTGCCGATGATCATCGTCGTGCTGGCAGTGGATCTGGTCTCGGCCGAGTTTAGCGAAGGGACGATCAAGCTTTTGCTGACCCGACCCGTCCGCAGGTGGAAGGTGTTGACGAGCAAGTACATCACCTTGCTGCTGTTCACCTCGCTCACGGTGTTGATGACGCTGCTATTGGCCTATGCGATGTCAGGGGTGGTGTTCGGGTATTCGGGCTGGACGCTGCCGATTTTGACCGGCTTTGAGGTGACGGGAGGAGAGCTGCAGACGTCCGGAGCCTTCATGCTGCCGCAATGGCAATTTCTGCTCCTGCAGTACGGCCTCGGCTGGTTTGTCTGCGTCGTGGTCGGGACGGTTACGTTCATGGTTTCGGTCCTCGTGCGGAGTGCAGCGGCGGGGATGGGCATCATGATGGCCGCGCTGATCAGCGGGACGATTTTGACCCAGATGGCTTCGTCCTGGGAGTCGTCCAAATACCTGTTTGTCGTCAACCTGCAGCTGACGGATTACTTGAACGGCACGCTGCCGCCGATCAAAGGAATGACATTGCCGTTTTCCTTGACAGTGCTGACAGTCTGGGCAGTGGCCGCTTTGATCGTGGCGTACACGGTATTCATCCGAAGGGATGTTACTTCCTGA
- a CDS encoding ABC transporter ATP-binding protein codes for MAETVLSVRGLHKKIGGKPIIHDITFDVFAGEVFGFLGPNGAGKTTTIRMLVGLAAADGGEVRIGGISLINQFPEAIAQVGCIVENPELYKFMTGRENLEQFARMSGGISRERIEEIVRFVDLERAIDDKVKTYSLGMRQRLGIAQALLHSPKILILDEPTNGLDPAGIRELRQFIRRLAEEEGLAVFISSHMLSEIEMMCDRVAIINQGQVVSVGLVKELMAQFADRVDWTIEPQYRKKAVEVLKGIPFVTEVWETDMERLKCRMEVERVSEANEALVHAGIPVMGIATKTVTLEDLFLTLTKGGADHGTKHAGTGAK; via the coding sequence TTGGCTGAAACCGTACTGTCGGTAAGAGGTTTGCACAAAAAGATCGGGGGAAAGCCGATCATTCACGATATTACGTTTGATGTGTTTGCAGGGGAAGTATTCGGATTCCTGGGACCGAACGGTGCGGGAAAAACCACAACGATCCGCATGCTCGTCGGGCTGGCGGCGGCGGATGGAGGAGAGGTCCGGATCGGGGGGATCTCCTTGATTAACCAATTCCCCGAGGCGATCGCCCAGGTAGGGTGCATCGTGGAAAATCCGGAGCTGTACAAATTTATGACGGGGCGGGAAAATCTGGAGCAATTCGCCCGGATGAGCGGCGGCATCTCCCGGGAGCGGATCGAGGAAATCGTGCGGTTCGTCGATCTGGAGAGGGCGATTGACGACAAGGTGAAGACGTATTCGCTCGGCATGCGGCAGCGGCTGGGAATCGCTCAGGCTCTCCTGCACAGTCCCAAGATCCTCATCCTCGACGAACCGACCAACGGGCTTGATCCCGCTGGCATTCGCGAGCTGCGCCAGTTCATCCGCAGGCTGGCGGAGGAGGAAGGGCTCGCGGTGTTCATCTCGAGTCACATGCTCAGCGAGATCGAGATGATGTGCGACCGCGTGGCGATCATCAATCAGGGGCAGGTCGTGTCGGTCGGTTTGGTAAAAGAGCTGATGGCGCAGTTCGCCGATCGGGTAGACTGGACGATCGAGCCGCAATATCGGAAAAAGGCGGTCGAGGTCCTGAAAGGGATCCCTTTCGTCACGGAAGTGTGGGAAACAGACATGGAGCGGCTGAAGTGCCGGATGGAGGTAGAGCGCGTCAGCGAGGCCAATGAAGCCTTGGTGCATGCAGGCATCCCCGTCATGGGCATTGCGACAAAAACGGTAACGTTGGAGGACTTGTTCCTGACCTTGACCAAAGGAGGTGCGGATCATGGGACAAAGCATGCTGGGACTGGTGCAAAATGA
- a CDS encoding RNA polymerase sigma factor, whose product MQSDAEIIQRILQGDIEGYRDLIQRYQHMIYVFIYKMVNNRSDAEDLTQEVFVKAYEKLSTFRGDSQFSSWLHTLARNKSIDFLRRRKFHDSDEQLAYVPSSARDESPQESLMNKEQRREIEEAFALLSDSYREVIVLRCTHEYPFEKIASLLGIAESTARVRYLRARQELAKLLTRKEGGLVHELPGI is encoded by the coding sequence ATGCAATCCGACGCCGAAATCATTCAGCGGATTCTTCAGGGCGACATCGAAGGGTATCGCGACCTCATCCAACGATACCAGCATATGATCTACGTTTTTATCTACAAGATGGTAAACAATCGCTCCGATGCGGAGGATCTCACCCAGGAAGTATTTGTCAAAGCGTACGAGAAACTGTCCACCTTTCGCGGAGACAGTCAATTCTCCTCTTGGCTGCACACGCTCGCCAGAAACAAGAGCATCGACTTCTTGCGGCGCCGCAAGTTTCACGATTCTGACGAGCAGCTGGCATACGTGCCTTCCAGCGCCAGGGATGAATCCCCGCAAGAGTCGCTCATGAACAAAGAACAACGGCGTGAAATCGAAGAGGCATTCGCTTTGCTGTCGGATTCTTACCGGGAAGTTATCGTGCTTCGTTGCACGCATGAATATCCGTTCGAAAAAATCGCTTCGCTCCTCGGCATTGCCGAGTCGACCGCCCGCGTCCGATACCTGCGCGCTCGCCAGGAACTCGCAAAATTGTTAACCCGCAAGGAAGGGGGGCTCGTACATGAACTGCCAGGCATTTAG